In a single window of the Rhodopirellula bahusiensis genome:
- a CDS encoding GAF domain-containing protein, whose translation MTSTFLPEPSNASINLRTSLPPLAVSDQCYLQGVHVCDVTGTGDLSPDCDASALPIAQRCLHESDAIVVQDPSLLPTDVSAAMAIPVHCDGAVQSVIVLFAKSANEAIPDPVGVFEVWRPVGPYDEVALREGYYGKLERFQNVSSFVRFEKGNGLPGVVWEQGRALAQDDLANHMGFLRAAGASADLLNSAVGLPIFAEQYLSTAILIQSKRSPMARAIEVWNIDGKECELTSQAYGDVEQAFRLDSGTRVPLATGILGLVAEHQRVVLIEDMEALLLTRPADRVMPSPTAGLAIPFFDGSHLSSITVLMF comes from the coding sequence ATGACGTCGACCTTCCTTCCTGAACCATCCAACGCTTCGATTAACTTGCGTACCTCATTGCCACCGCTCGCCGTTTCAGATCAATGCTATCTGCAAGGCGTTCATGTCTGCGACGTCACCGGCACGGGAGACCTTTCTCCTGATTGCGACGCCAGCGCACTGCCGATCGCGCAGCGCTGCCTGCATGAATCCGATGCGATCGTGGTGCAAGACCCATCGCTGCTTCCAACTGACGTTTCCGCGGCAATGGCGATTCCGGTTCACTGCGACGGAGCCGTTCAGTCCGTCATCGTCTTGTTCGCGAAATCTGCCAATGAAGCGATCCCCGATCCGGTCGGAGTCTTCGAAGTTTGGCGTCCCGTCGGCCCGTACGATGAAGTCGCCTTGCGGGAAGGCTACTACGGCAAACTCGAACGATTCCAAAACGTCAGCTCGTTTGTTCGCTTTGAAAAGGGCAATGGACTTCCTGGTGTGGTTTGGGAGCAAGGTCGAGCGTTGGCGCAAGATGACCTCGCCAACCACATGGGTTTCTTGCGTGCGGCGGGTGCGTCCGCTGACCTGCTCAATTCGGCCGTCGGGCTGCCCATTTTTGCTGAGCAATACCTTTCCACCGCCATTCTCATTCAGTCCAAGCGATCTCCGATGGCTCGAGCAATCGAGGTCTGGAACATCGACGGCAAGGAATGCGAACTGACCAGCCAAGCGTACGGCGATGTGGAGCAAGCGTTTCGACTCGATTCCGGAACACGTGTTCCGTTGGCGACCGGCATCCTGGGTTTGGTCGCGGAGCACCAGCGTGTTGTGTTGATCGAAGACATGGAAGCCCTGCTGCTCACTCGACCGGCCGATCGCGTCATGCCGAGTCCCACCGCTGGGCTCGCCATCCCGTTCTTTGACGGATCCCATCTCAGCTCCATCACCGTTTTGATGTTCTGA
- a CDS encoding DmsC/YnfH family molybdoenzyme membrane anchor subunit, whose product MSSLLPTDSNFAHPDGAAQVAVPSPGLPIEGQGDSFDLVSLLLQEQQTLTAVEDFASAHDAGTAEEQTAAPTADQPAQARYYSKLMPASPPGPGQQFAFDVNLDTCSGCKACVVACHTMNGLDETESWRRVGTLVIGETESTPEPETATIPAAIGVQHVTTACHHCEDPGCLNGCPVKAYDKDPETGIVRHLDDQCIGCKYCTMMCPYEVPKYSKRLGIVRKCDMCHQRLSVGEAPACVQSCPNEAIAIRVVEQQCQEVPADERLVAGAPLSSITRPTTVFRSEDPNKRFQGVAQDNWIDEPAEDHWPLVGLLIATQVGVGMLLTERILAGIGWLAGSPMPTETTRWTATVALVISMVGMNLAPLHLGQPLRSWRIFLGLRTSWLSREAVLLGKFVGILTMGVVAMWLPAVSEYLPSWVSIPDWVPGLILLGAITFGIAGLFSSAMIYIATKRVLWRFDRTMIRFMGTALIGGMATSALVIAATTQQRSSVSILLGLTTVALIAKLAWEHSILLRSEPGPKNDSWDRRSQRLVRHHLSKWSLGRVAFGYGGLALLVLSTVLAIGGSMTLMALCTLAATLLLVAGETTERLIYFSSVVHDRMPGTLR is encoded by the coding sequence ATGTCCAGCCTTCTTCCTACCGATTCGAACTTCGCCCACCCCGATGGCGCTGCGCAAGTCGCAGTGCCATCACCGGGGTTGCCGATCGAAGGCCAAGGCGACTCGTTCGACCTGGTCAGCCTCCTGCTGCAAGAACAGCAAACGCTGACCGCGGTGGAAGACTTTGCTTCGGCACATGACGCCGGAACCGCTGAAGAACAGACCGCGGCTCCGACAGCCGACCAACCCGCGCAAGCACGCTACTATTCCAAGCTGATGCCCGCCAGTCCGCCGGGTCCGGGACAGCAATTCGCTTTCGATGTCAACCTCGACACGTGCAGTGGCTGCAAGGCCTGCGTGGTGGCTTGCCACACAATGAACGGCCTGGACGAGACCGAAAGTTGGCGCCGCGTTGGCACCTTGGTCATCGGAGAAACCGAGTCTACGCCCGAACCGGAAACCGCGACGATTCCCGCCGCGATCGGCGTGCAACACGTCACGACCGCATGCCATCACTGCGAAGACCCAGGCTGCCTGAACGGTTGCCCGGTCAAAGCATACGACAAAGATCCCGAAACAGGCATCGTCCGGCACCTCGACGATCAATGCATCGGATGCAAGTACTGCACGATGATGTGTCCTTACGAGGTCCCCAAGTACAGCAAACGTTTGGGCATCGTTCGCAAGTGTGACATGTGTCACCAAAGACTGTCCGTTGGCGAAGCACCCGCGTGTGTGCAATCGTGCCCCAACGAAGCGATTGCAATTCGCGTCGTTGAACAGCAATGTCAAGAAGTCCCCGCGGATGAGCGTTTGGTTGCCGGAGCACCGCTTTCGTCGATCACGCGACCAACCACCGTCTTCCGCAGCGAAGACCCGAACAAACGATTCCAAGGCGTCGCGCAGGACAACTGGATTGACGAACCTGCCGAAGACCACTGGCCGCTCGTTGGATTGCTGATTGCCACTCAAGTTGGCGTGGGAATGCTGCTGACCGAGCGAATACTGGCCGGGATCGGATGGCTGGCAGGTTCACCGATGCCCACCGAGACGACTCGTTGGACCGCGACGGTGGCTCTGGTGATTTCGATGGTTGGAATGAATCTGGCTCCACTTCACCTCGGCCAACCCCTGCGATCCTGGCGGATCTTCTTGGGACTGCGAACGTCATGGCTCAGCCGCGAAGCAGTTCTCCTGGGTAAATTTGTGGGCATCCTGACGATGGGCGTCGTCGCGATGTGGCTGCCTGCGGTGTCCGAATACTTACCGAGTTGGGTATCGATCCCCGACTGGGTTCCCGGACTGATCCTGCTCGGAGCCATCACGTTCGGAATCGCAGGATTGTTCAGCAGCGCGATGATTTACATCGCGACCAAACGTGTTCTCTGGCGTTTCGATCGAACGATGATTCGGTTCATGGGAACCGCGCTGATTGGCGGCATGGCAACCAGTGCGTTGGTGATCGCCGCGACGACGCAGCAACGAAGTTCCGTCTCGATCTTGCTCGGCCTGACGACCGTCGCTTTGATCGCGAAACTGGCTTGGGAACACAGCATTCTGCTTCGCAGTGAACCAGGACCAAAGAACGACTCATGGGATCGACGCAGCCAACGATTGGTCCGTCATCACCTTTCCAAATGGAGTCTGGGACGAGTCGCATTCGGCTATGGCGGCTTGGCGTTGTTGGTTCTTTCAACGGTCTTGGCAATTGGCGGCTCGATGACGTTGATGGCTCTTTGCACTTTGGCGGCAACTTTACTTCTGGTGGCAGGCGAGACCACCGAACGATTGATCTATTTCTCTAGTGTTGTTCACGATCGCATGCCGGGGACCCTCCGATGA